A part of Kitasatospora acidiphila genomic DNA contains:
- a CDS encoding non-ribosomal peptide synthetase, whose protein sequence is MSISNPSSWPLTAGQSGVWIAQQLDPASPAYQVAECMEICGPIRPALFAAAMRRLLDECDIFRIRFTDEDGEPRQQLMPPGESPLRIVDVGGACDPYEAAMAQMRAEVAVLREPMAGQGYRSILFRAATDRWFWFQAGHHAIFDGYSGLLSATRLAEIYTAMVHGREPDPQTRLGGLAKLLQQESAYRSSEQYQADRDYWLGQLADRPEPVSLAGRFAEASHHHLRHEVTLPAAQARRLHTAARRLGVSRSVLLLAAAALYTSRLTGAPEVVIGLPVTARVGKASKSVPGMQTNVLPLRIKVQAGLTLVELVKQVSATARAALRHQRYRYEEMRRELGSVEAPLFGAMVNLMAFDYDLTIGGCRTLFHNLSNGPVEDLSFVLYDRQSGDGVRLAVDANPALYDTAELAAHAERFTALLETLAGIDDKSAHLARVEVATADEQRLVLAQWQPQPVAAAVATLPTLFDAQVARTPDAVAVSFEDVSLTYAELNGRANRLARLLVGRGVRPESLVAVAMPRSAELVVALLAVLKAGGAYLPIDPAYPADRINYMLRDAAPVLTITDGSTAEPGELALGAPDTAAELAAGDATDLPSVLLRPEHPAYVIYTSGSTGQPKGVVVPHENAARLFSATDHWFRFGAEDVWTWFHSFAFDFSVWELWGALLFGGRLVVVPSDISRSPTEFLALLVRERVTVLNQTPSAFYQLIQADAQNPELGRELALRTVVFGGEALDLPRLSGWYARHRDDAPQLVNMYGITETTVHVSYAPLTAAQADRAAGSVIGGAIPDLRVYVLDNALRLCPPGVAGELYVAGAGLARGYLGRPGLTAGRFVADPFGAAGERMYRSGDVVRWNPYGELEFVGRADNQVKIRGFRIELGEVSAALETHPAVAQATAVVRDDRLIAYAVSTGVVAPAELRDYLRSRLPHYLVPAIVMPLAALPLTTNGKLDHCALPAPDFTMVTTDRRPQTEREQLLAGLFSELLKLPEVGLDDGFFELGGDSISSIQLVSRARQAGLILSPRDVFTHQTVARLAEAAQAQESAVMEEAEAALGDLPATPIMHELRKLGGSPDSFHQAMLVTLPTGIGLQQLTDGLQQLVDCHDALRARLLIGADGNWSLTVLPRGTVAATDLITRVDAHDRSDEQLAALVRQAVHSASQRLAPREGTMLQLVHFTGAAQNQALLMVHHLVVDGVSWRILLPDLLTAAQGGTLQSAGTSLRTWAHALQDEADRRTDELPYWQQLLARPVTPLCDGALDPNRDTVATADHLTLTLPPETTAPLLTTLPALFHAEVNDVLLAALALAVNRWRDTSCSVLVELEGHGREELSSRATDLSRTVGWFTTTYPVRLDPGTGHPGQAIKAVKEQLRSVPDHGLGYGLLRHLGSTSREQLGNLPIPQLTFNYLGRLDTAAIQARPVSDPNGGLAPTTPLSRLLTLNAITEDRGDGPHLRATWTWATNLISPAEARELAELWFRALGELVEHGNQRDAGGFTPSDVPYATVTQAELDRLHSTELAQILPPTPLQEGLYFHTRYDDAGPDVYTTQLTLELAGHLDPARLRDAFGALLARHPHLQAAFHQTSGGQLLQLIPRAVRLPWAEHDLTGRTEADQRTELDRLRTTERARRFDLSAPPLLRVALIRLAEQRHTLVLTNHHILWDGWSLGVLFGDLMELYRAGSDAALPRTTALRDYLGWLADQDGEAARAAWREALAGLHGPTCLGQAGKRLPGRTEQADDQPTEQLARATEVLSTELTERLATTARDLGVTVNILLQAALGLTLAHLTGRQDIVFGSVVSGRPAELPGVERIAGLLINTVPVRIRLRQAETVTSLLARLRDEQSALLPHQHLPLADLQRTAGLGEPLFDTAYAFENYPLDTAALSDGDGLRITGGTGDDRTHYPVTVTALPGDRLELRVDYRPHAVRPGTAERIPALLQRILQAITDDPDQLTARIDLLTPEEHRRLTADWRLQANDQASDATLPELFAAQAARTPSAIAVSLDGDELTYAELDERAERLAHLLVERGAGPEGTVALVLDRTLELAVSILAVAKSGAAYLPIDPAYPADRIAYLVEDGTPTLVLATEATAQVVDGPALLLDAPAVVAELAAVDLASAEPLAGPRADHPAYIIYTSGSTGQPKGVVIPHRNVVRLFSATEAWFDFGPDDVWTLFHSYAFDFSVWEFWGPLLHGGRLVVVPYLVSRSPADTLDLLKREQVTVLNQTPSAFYQLLQAEQEHSTDVLSGLRTVVFGGEALDLGRLTDWYRAHPQDGPRLVNMYGITETTVHVTHRPLDVATVADAPGSLIGEPIPDLALRVLDEALRPVPIGVPGELYVAGAGLARGYSGRPGLTAGRFVADPFGAPGDRMYRTGDLARRLADGELEYLGRADDQVKVRGFRIELGEIEAALLRQPRVRQAAVVVREDQPGDQRLVGYVVGAGLDTAELRGQLAAELPGHMVPAALVVLDVLPLTGNGKLDRRALPAPVVTAAGGGRPPRTEQEKVLCALFAEVLDLPEVDIDGDFLALGGHSLLATRLIGRIRTALDVEVPLRVLFEASNVAALAERLAGDRAAETLDPFATLLPLRTGGDLLPLFCVHPGAGIGWSFRGLADHLPQDRPLYALQARSLRERDGLPPTVEAMAAEYVEQIRMVQPSGPYHLLGWSFGGAVAQAMATQLQAAGEEVALLALLDSFAGLELRQPDPEMVRREVATALPELTEAEAAATVETCLRSSRLLAEFTPERFDGDLLFFTAMTDRAADAHTAGSWRAHCTGRIVDIPVHTDHHSMTTEAGLAEVGSELAAALAGTA, encoded by the coding sequence ATGTCGATCTCCAACCCGTCGAGCTGGCCCCTGACTGCCGGGCAGTCCGGCGTGTGGATCGCCCAGCAGCTCGATCCGGCCAGCCCCGCCTACCAGGTGGCGGAGTGCATGGAGATCTGCGGCCCGATCCGCCCCGCGCTGTTCGCCGCGGCGATGCGCCGCCTACTCGACGAGTGCGACATCTTTCGGATCCGTTTCACGGACGAGGACGGCGAGCCCCGCCAGCAGTTGATGCCCCCCGGCGAATCCCCGCTGCGGATCGTGGACGTCGGCGGTGCTTGTGACCCGTACGAGGCCGCGATGGCTCAGATGCGCGCCGAAGTGGCAGTGCTGCGCGAGCCGATGGCCGGCCAGGGGTACCGGTCGATCCTGTTCCGTGCTGCCACCGACCGCTGGTTCTGGTTCCAGGCCGGTCATCACGCGATCTTCGACGGGTACTCCGGGCTGCTGTCCGCGACCCGACTGGCGGAGATCTACACGGCGATGGTCCACGGGCGCGAGCCCGATCCGCAGACTCGACTGGGTGGGCTCGCCAAGCTGCTCCAGCAGGAATCGGCTTATCGGTCCAGTGAGCAGTACCAAGCCGACCGCGACTACTGGCTCGGTCAGCTGGCCGATCGGCCGGAGCCGGTCTCACTGGCCGGTCGGTTCGCCGAGGCCTCGCACCACCACCTGCGACATGAGGTCACCCTCCCCGCCGCCCAGGCCCGGAGGTTGCACACGGCTGCCCGCCGCCTGGGCGTCAGCCGCTCGGTCCTGCTGCTGGCGGCGGCCGCGCTCTACACGAGCCGACTGACCGGCGCCCCTGAGGTGGTCATCGGCCTGCCGGTTACCGCTCGGGTCGGCAAGGCCTCCAAGTCCGTGCCCGGCATGCAAACGAATGTCTTGCCGCTGCGCATCAAGGTGCAGGCTGGGCTCACCCTTGTCGAGTTGGTCAAGCAGGTCAGCGCCACCGCCCGCGCCGCGCTGCGGCATCAGCGCTACCGCTACGAGGAGATGCGCCGCGAACTCGGCTCAGTCGAGGCCCCCCTGTTCGGTGCCATGGTCAACCTGATGGCCTTCGACTACGACCTCACCATCGGCGGCTGCCGCACCCTCTTCCACAACCTGAGCAACGGGCCGGTCGAGGACCTCTCCTTCGTGCTCTACGACCGGCAGTCGGGCGATGGCGTCCGACTGGCCGTGGACGCCAACCCGGCGCTCTATGACACTGCCGAACTCGCGGCCCACGCCGAGCGGTTCACCGCTCTGTTGGAGACACTGGCCGGCATTGACGACAAGTCAGCTCACCTTGCCCGGGTTGAGGTGGCGACCGCCGACGAGCAGCGGCTGGTGCTGGCGCAGTGGCAACCGCAGCCTGTGGCGGCAGCGGTGGCCACCCTGCCCACGCTGTTCGACGCGCAGGTGGCGCGAACACCGGATGCGGTGGCGGTGTCCTTTGAGGACGTCTCGCTGACCTATGCGGAGCTGAACGGGCGGGCGAACCGCCTGGCACGCCTGCTGGTCGGGCGCGGGGTGCGGCCGGAGTCGCTGGTGGCAGTGGCGATGCCGCGGTCAGCCGAGCTGGTGGTGGCGCTACTGGCGGTGCTGAAGGCGGGTGGTGCCTACTTGCCGATCGACCCGGCCTACCCGGCCGACCGCATCAACTACATGCTGCGGGACGCCGCGCCCGTGCTCACGATCACCGACGGCAGCACCGCAGAGCCCGGCGAGCTCGCCCTCGGAGCGCCCGACACCGCCGCTGAACTCGCGGCCGGCGACGCCACCGATCTGCCGTCCGTGCTGCTGCGTCCGGAGCACCCGGCGTACGTCATCTACACTTCGGGCTCGACGGGTCAGCCCAAGGGTGTGGTTGTGCCTCATGAGAACGCGGCCCGGCTGTTCAGCGCCACGGACCACTGGTTCCGCTTCGGGGCCGAGGATGTGTGGACCTGGTTCCACTCGTTCGCATTCGACTTCTCGGTTTGGGAGTTGTGGGGTGCACTGCTCTTCGGTGGGCGTCTGGTGGTGGTTCCGAGTGACATATCGCGTTCACCCACCGAGTTCCTGGCGTTGCTGGTGCGCGAGCGGGTGACGGTGCTGAACCAGACCCCGTCAGCGTTCTACCAGTTGATCCAAGCGGATGCACAGAACCCTGAGCTGGGCCGCGAGTTGGCGCTGCGCACCGTCGTTTTCGGCGGTGAGGCGCTGGACCTGCCACGCCTGAGCGGGTGGTACGCCCGGCACCGGGATGACGCACCGCAGCTGGTCAACATGTACGGCATCACCGAGACCACTGTGCACGTCAGTTACGCCCCGCTGACAGCGGCGCAGGCGGACCGCGCCGCCGGCAGCGTGATCGGCGGTGCGATCCCGGACCTGCGGGTGTACGTGCTGGACAACGCCCTGCGGCTGTGTCCACCCGGTGTCGCGGGCGAACTCTACGTCGCGGGCGCCGGGTTGGCGCGCGGCTATCTGGGGCGCCCGGGTCTGACGGCGGGCCGGTTCGTCGCCGATCCGTTCGGTGCGGCGGGCGAGCGCATGTATCGCAGCGGAGACGTCGTACGCTGGAACCCCTATGGCGAACTGGAGTTCGTCGGCCGGGCGGACAACCAGGTGAAGATCCGCGGCTTCCGCATCGAACTCGGTGAAGTCAGCGCCGCTTTGGAGACGCACCCGGCCGTCGCCCAGGCCACCGCGGTGGTCCGTGACGACCGCCTCATCGCCTACGCCGTCTCCACCGGGGTCGTGGCTCCGGCCGAGCTGCGCGACTACCTCCGCAGCCGACTCCCCCACTACCTGGTCCCCGCCATCGTGATGCCGCTGGCTGCCCTGCCCCTCACCACCAATGGCAAGCTGGACCACTGTGCGCTGCCCGCACCCGACTTCACCATGGTCACCACCGACCGCCGCCCGCAGACCGAACGCGAACAGCTCCTCGCCGGTCTCTTCAGTGAACTGCTGAAACTTCCCGAAGTCGGCCTCGACGACGGCTTCTTCGAGCTGGGCGGCGACTCCATCAGCTCCATCCAGCTGGTTTCACGGGCCCGCCAGGCCGGCCTGATCCTCTCGCCCCGGGACGTCTTCACCCACCAGACCGTCGCCCGCCTGGCCGAGGCCGCACAGGCCCAGGAGAGCGCGGTCATGGAGGAGGCCGAGGCCGCCCTCGGCGACCTGCCCGCTACGCCGATCATGCACGAACTGCGCAAACTGGGCGGTTCTCCCGACTCCTTCCACCAGGCCATGCTCGTCACCCTGCCGACGGGCATCGGCCTTCAGCAGCTCACCGACGGCCTCCAGCAACTCGTGGACTGCCACGACGCGCTGCGCGCCCGCCTGCTGATCGGGGCGGACGGCAACTGGTCGCTGACCGTGCTGCCGCGCGGCACGGTCGCCGCCACCGACCTGATCACCCGGGTCGATGCCCACGACCGCTCCGATGAGCAGCTCGCCGCGCTGGTCCGCCAGGCGGTCCACTCCGCGTCGCAGCGGCTGGCTCCGCGCGAGGGCACCATGCTCCAGCTGGTCCACTTCACCGGAGCGGCCCAGAACCAGGCCCTGCTGATGGTCCACCACCTGGTGGTCGACGGCGTCTCCTGGCGCATCCTGCTGCCCGACCTGCTCACCGCCGCCCAGGGCGGTACCCTCCAGTCCGCCGGCACCTCGCTGCGCACCTGGGCCCACGCCCTCCAGGACGAGGCCGACCGTCGAACCGACGAACTCCCCTACTGGCAGCAACTCCTGGCCAGACCGGTAACCCCGCTCTGTGACGGCGCCCTCGACCCGAACCGCGACACCGTGGCCACCGCGGACCACCTCACCCTGACGCTGCCGCCGGAGACCACCGCACCGCTCCTCACCACCCTGCCGGCGCTCTTCCACGCCGAGGTCAACGACGTCCTGCTCGCCGCCCTCGCGCTGGCCGTCAACCGCTGGCGCGACACCAGTTGCTCCGTGCTGGTCGAACTCGAGGGCCACGGCCGCGAAGAACTCAGCAGCCGCGCTACCGACCTCTCCCGCACCGTCGGCTGGTTCACCACTACCTACCCCGTCCGCCTCGACCCCGGCACCGGCCACCCGGGCCAGGCGATCAAGGCCGTCAAGGAACAGCTCCGCAGCGTCCCCGACCACGGCCTCGGCTACGGCCTGCTCCGCCACCTCGGCTCCACCAGCCGCGAGCAGCTGGGGAACCTTCCCATCCCGCAACTCACCTTCAACTACCTGGGTCGGCTCGACACCGCCGCCATCCAGGCCAGGCCCGTCAGCGACCCGAACGGCGGCCTCGCCCCCACCACCCCGCTCAGTCGGCTCCTCACCCTCAACGCCATCACCGAGGACCGCGGCGACGGCCCCCACCTCAGAGCGACCTGGACCTGGGCCACCAACCTCATCAGCCCGGCCGAGGCGCGTGAACTCGCCGAACTCTGGTTCCGGGCCCTCGGGGAACTGGTCGAACACGGCAACCAGCGCGACGCCGGCGGCTTCACTCCCTCCGACGTTCCCTACGCCACCGTCACCCAGGCAGAGCTCGACCGACTGCACAGCACCGAACTGGCGCAGATCCTGCCGCCCACCCCGCTCCAGGAAGGCCTCTACTTCCACACCCGCTACGACGACGCCGGTCCCGACGTCTACACCACCCAGCTCACCCTGGAACTCGCCGGGCACCTCGATCCCGCCCGGCTCCGCGACGCGTTCGGCGCGCTACTCGCCCGCCACCCCCACCTCCAAGCCGCCTTCCATCAGACGTCCGGCGGGCAGCTCCTCCAGCTCATCCCCCGCGCGGTACGGCTGCCCTGGGCGGAGCACGACCTCACCGGGCGGACCGAAGCGGACCAGCGCACCGAGCTGGACCGGCTCCGGACCACCGAGCGTGCCCGGAGGTTCGACCTCTCCGCGCCACCACTGCTCCGCGTCGCCCTCATCCGGCTCGCCGAGCAGCGCCACACACTGGTCCTGACCAACCATCACATCCTGTGGGACGGATGGTCGCTGGGGGTACTGTTCGGAGACCTGATGGAGCTCTACCGAGCCGGGTCGGACGCCGCGCTGCCACGCACCACGGCGTTGCGCGACTACCTCGGGTGGCTGGCCGACCAGGACGGTGAAGCCGCCCGCGCCGCCTGGCGCGAGGCTCTGGCGGGACTCCACGGACCTACCTGCCTCGGCCAGGCCGGGAAACGCCTGCCCGGACGCACGGAGCAGGCCGACGACCAGCCGACCGAGCAGCTGGCGCGGGCAACCGAGGTGCTCTCAACCGAGCTCACCGAGCGGCTGGCCACCACCGCCCGGGACCTCGGCGTGACCGTCAACATCCTGCTCCAGGCCGCTCTCGGCCTCACCCTCGCCCACCTGACGGGCCGTCAGGACATCGTCTTCGGCTCCGTGGTCTCCGGCCGCCCCGCCGAACTCCCCGGCGTCGAGCGCATCGCCGGGCTGCTGATCAACACCGTGCCCGTCCGCATCCGCCTCAGGCAGGCCGAGACCGTCACCAGCCTCCTCGCCCGCCTGCGCGACGAGCAGTCCGCGCTCCTGCCACACCAGCACCTCCCCCTCGCCGACCTGCAGCGCACTGCCGGCCTGGGCGAACCCCTCTTCGACACTGCCTACGCCTTCGAGAACTACCCGCTGGACACTGCCGCCCTCAGCGATGGCGACGGCCTTCGGATCACCGGCGGAACGGGCGACGACCGCACCCACTACCCCGTCACGGTCACCGCCCTGCCCGGCGACCGACTCGAACTGCGCGTCGACTACCGCCCGCATGCCGTCCGCCCCGGTACCGCCGAGCGCATCCCCGCCCTACTCCAGCGCATCCTGCAGGCCATCACCGACGACCCGGACCAACTCACCGCCCGCATCGACCTGCTCACCCCCGAGGAGCACCGCCGGCTCACCGCCGACTGGCGGCTCCAGGCAAACGACCAGGCATCGGACGCCACCCTGCCGGAGCTGTTCGCCGCCCAGGCGGCCCGCACCCCGTCGGCGATCGCCGTCTCCCTCGACGGCGACGAGCTGACCTACGCCGAACTCGATGAACGCGCCGAGCGATTGGCACATCTGCTGGTGGAGCGCGGTGCGGGGCCGGAGGGCACCGTGGCGCTGGTGCTGGACCGCACGCTCGAGCTGGCGGTGAGCATCCTCGCCGTCGCCAAGTCGGGTGCGGCGTACCTGCCAATCGATCCGGCCTACCCGGCCGACCGGATCGCCTATCTGGTCGAGGACGGCACACCGACCCTGGTGCTCGCCACCGAGGCCACCGCGCAGGTGGTCGACGGCCCGGCGCTGCTGCTCGACGCCCCGGCGGTGGTGGCGGAACTCGCCGCCGTCGACCTCGCTTCGGCCGAGCCGCTCGCCGGCCCGCGGGCCGACCACCCGGCCTACATCATCTACACCTCCGGCTCCACCGGTCAGCCGAAGGGCGTGGTGATCCCGCACCGCAACGTGGTGCGCCTGTTCAGCGCCACCGAGGCCTGGTTCGACTTCGGCCCGGACGACGTCTGGACGCTCTTCCATTCCTACGCCTTCGACTTCTCGGTCTGGGAGTTCTGGGGGCCGCTGCTGCACGGCGGCCGCCTGGTGGTGGTGCCGTACCTGGTCAGCCGCTCCCCGGCGGACACCCTGGACCTGCTCAAGCGGGAGCAGGTCACGGTGCTCAACCAGACCCCGTCCGCGTTCTACCAGTTGCTCCAGGCCGAGCAGGAGCACTCGACGGACGTGCTGAGCGGGCTGCGCACCGTGGTGTTCGGCGGTGAGGCCCTCGATCTGGGCCGGCTCACCGACTGGTACCGCGCGCACCCGCAGGACGGCCCGCGCCTGGTGAACATGTACGGCATCACCGAGACCACCGTCCACGTCACCCACCGCCCGCTGGACGTCGCGACGGTGGCGGACGCGCCCGGCAGCCTGATCGGCGAGCCGATCCCCGACCTGGCGCTGCGGGTGCTGGACGAGGCGCTGCGCCCGGTGCCGATCGGCGTCCCCGGTGAGCTCTATGTGGCGGGTGCCGGCCTGGCCCGCGGCTACTCTGGCCGACCGGGACTGACGGCGGGCCGGTTCGTCGCCGACCCGTTCGGCGCGCCCGGTGACCGGATGTACCGCACCGGTGACCTGGCCCGCCGTCTCGCCGACGGTGAGTTGGAGTACCTCGGCCGGGCCGACGACCAGGTGAAGGTCCGCGGCTTCCGGATCGAACTCGGCGAGATCGAGGCGGCGTTGCTGCGTCAGCCCAGGGTGCGTCAGGCGGCCGTGGTGGTGCGCGAGGACCAGCCCGGCGACCAGCGACTGGTCGGCTATGTCGTGGGCGCCGGCCTCGACACAGCCGAGCTGCGGGGGCAGCTGGCCGCCGAACTGCCGGGCCACATGGTGCCGGCCGCCCTGGTGGTACTGGACGTACTGCCGCTGACCGGTAACGGCAAGCTGGACCGGCGTGCGCTGCCCGCTCCCGTGGTCACCGCCGCGGGCGGCGGCCGGCCGCCGCGCACCGAGCAGGAGAAGGTGCTCTGCGCGCTGTTCGCGGAGGTGCTCGACCTGCCGGAGGTGGACATCGACGGCGACTTCCTCGCCCTCGGCGGCCACTCGCTGCTGGCCACCCGGCTGATCGGCCGGATCCGCACCGCACTCGACGTCGAGGTGCCGCTGCGCGTCCTGTTCGAGGCGTCGAACGTCGCCGCGCTGGCCGAGCGGCTCGCGGGCGACCGGGCGGCGGAGACGCTCGACCCGTTCGCCACCCTGCTTCCGCTGCGCACCGGGGGTGACCTGTTGCCGCTGTTCTGCGTGCACCCGGGTGCCGGGATCGGCTGGTCGTTCCGGGGACTGGCCGACCACCTGCCGCAGGACCGCCCGCTGTATGCGCTACAGGCCCGCAGCCTGCGCGAACGGGACGGGCTGCCGCCGACCGTCGAGGCGATGGCCGCCGAGTACGTCGAGCAGATCCGGATGGTGCAGCCGAGCGGTCCCTACCACCTGCTGGGCTGGTCGTTCGGCGGGGCGGTCGCCCAGGCGATGGCCACCCAACTGCAGGCGGCGGGCGAGGAGGTGGCCCTGCTGGCCCTGCTGGACAGCTTCGCGGGCCTGGAACTGCGCCAGCCGGACCCCGAGATGGTGCGCCGCGAGGTGGCCACCGCCCTGCCGGAGCTCACCGAGGCCGAGGCGGCCGCCACGGTCGAGACCTGCCTGCGCAGTTCGCGGTTGCTGGCGGAGTTCACGCCGGAGCGGTTCGACGGTGACCTGCTGTTCTTCACCGCCATGACCGACCGCGCCGCCGACGCCCACACGGCGGGCAGCTGGCGCGCGCACTGCACGGGCCGGATCGTCGACATCCCGGTGCACACCGACCACCACAGCATGACGACCGAGGCCGGACTCGCGGAAGTGGGGTCGGAGCTGGCGGCGGCGCTGGCCGGGACCGCATGA
- a CDS encoding AAA family ATPase — translation MVRRFVLTGTPGAGKTTLLHALAERGHAVVEEAATEVIARAQAVGVAELWTRPSFVDEIAALQRERQLAPCERPVQFFDRSPVCTHALADYLGHPLPPGLRAELDRIVAAKVYQPTVFFIRNLGFCEPTAARRISFAESLEFERRHEESYRAFGFTLVEVPAAPVAERVALVEAAIGTPGLAIPPNPPEPAAFPPR, via the coding sequence ATGGTGCGCCGCTTCGTCCTCACCGGGACTCCCGGCGCGGGCAAGACCACGCTGCTGCACGCGCTCGCCGAGCGCGGTCATGCGGTGGTCGAGGAGGCGGCCACCGAGGTGATCGCCCGGGCACAGGCGGTCGGGGTGGCCGAGCTGTGGACCCGCCCGTCGTTCGTCGACGAGATCGCGGCGCTCCAGCGGGAGCGCCAACTGGCGCCCTGCGAGCGGCCGGTACAGTTCTTCGACCGCTCGCCCGTCTGCACCCACGCGCTGGCCGACTACCTCGGCCACCCGCTGCCGCCCGGCCTGCGCGCGGAGTTGGACCGGATCGTCGCGGCCAAGGTGTACCAGCCGACCGTGTTTTTCATCCGCAACCTCGGCTTCTGCGAGCCCACGGCCGCGCGCCGGATCAGCTTCGCGGAGTCGCTGGAGTTCGAGCGCCGGCACGAGGAGAGCTACCGGGCCTTCGGCTTCACCCTCGTCGAGGTGCCGGCCGCGCCGGTGGCGGAGCGGGTGGCCCTGGTGGAGGCGGCGATCGGCACGCCAGGGCTTGCCATCCCTCCCAACCCGCCGGAGCCGGCCGCCTTCCCACCCCGCTAG
- a CDS encoding alpha/beta hydrolase family protein has product MRINEEDARAMAADSAALLLAERFAETVELFAPPLRAAVSEEALRLAWTGAIAGSGDVATIGEPVSEPGAGGLVRVRIPVRCAGGGFTVVVSVGGDGLLHGLRLAPEGDAEWQPPHYAQPDRRTEREVLLGTGPLAVPGTLTLPDGPGPWPAVVLLSGGGAFDRDGTSGPNKPLKDLAWGLAARQVASLRFDKVTFAHPDRLPADHTMADEYLPHALAAVRLLGQQPEVAADRIHLLGHSMGGKVAPRIAAADPSIAGLVLLAADAQPMHQAAVRVARYLAALNPGPGADAAVAALARQAELAGGPDLAPDTPSELLPLGYSAAYWLDLRAYDAVAIAAALARPMLILQGGRDYQVTVADDLTRWQAALADRTDVTIRIHPDVNHLFFAGSGPATPAEYAHPGHLDQAVLDDVAAWLARH; this is encoded by the coding sequence ATGAGAATAAATGAGGAGGACGCACGGGCGATGGCCGCCGACTCCGCCGCGCTGCTGCTGGCTGAGCGCTTCGCCGAGACCGTGGAGCTGTTCGCTCCGCCGCTGCGCGCCGCGGTGTCCGAGGAGGCGCTACGGCTCGCCTGGACGGGCGCGATCGCCGGATCGGGCGACGTCGCGACGATCGGGGAGCCGGTGAGCGAGCCGGGCGCGGGCGGCCTGGTACGGGTCCGGATCCCGGTGCGCTGCGCGGGCGGCGGCTTCACGGTGGTGGTCTCGGTGGGCGGTGACGGCCTGCTGCACGGACTGCGGCTGGCCCCGGAGGGCGACGCCGAGTGGCAGCCGCCGCACTACGCGCAGCCCGATCGCCGCACCGAGCGCGAGGTGCTGCTCGGCACCGGCCCGCTCGCCGTGCCCGGCACCCTCACGCTGCCCGACGGCCCCGGCCCTTGGCCCGCCGTGGTCCTGCTCAGCGGTGGCGGCGCCTTCGACCGGGACGGGACCAGCGGCCCCAACAAGCCCCTCAAGGACCTCGCCTGGGGCCTGGCCGCCCGCCAGGTCGCCTCGCTGCGCTTCGACAAGGTGACGTTCGCCCACCCGGACCGGCTGCCGGCGGACCACACCATGGCGGACGAGTACCTGCCGCACGCGCTGGCCGCCGTCCGCCTGCTCGGGCAGCAGCCCGAGGTGGCCGCCGACCGGATCCACCTGCTCGGCCACAGCATGGGCGGCAAGGTGGCGCCCAGGATCGCCGCCGCCGACCCGTCGATCGCGGGCCTGGTGCTGCTGGCCGCGGACGCCCAGCCGATGCACCAGGCCGCCGTCCGGGTCGCCCGCTACCTGGCCGCGCTCAACCCCGGGCCGGGCGCCGACGCGGCAGTGGCGGCGCTGGCCCGGCAGGCCGAGTTGGCGGGCGGGCCCGATCTCGCACCGGACACCCCGTCAGAGCTGCTGCCGCTCGGCTACTCCGCCGCCTACTGGCTGGACCTGCGTGCCTACGACGCGGTCGCCATCGCCGCCGCACTGGCCCGCCCGATGCTGATCCTGCAGGGCGGGCGGGACTACCAGGTCACCGTCGCCGACGACCTGACCCGCTGGCAGGCCGCCCTCGCGGACCGGACCGATGTGACGATCCGGATCCACCCGGACGTCAACCACCTCTTCTTCGCCGGCAGCGGACCCGCCACCCCGGCCGAGTACGCACACCCGGGACACCTCGACCAGGCGGTGCTGGACGACGTCGCGGCTTGGCTGGCGCGGCACTAG
- a CDS encoding helix-turn-helix domain-containing protein, translated as MDSLELLAHPIRLRIVHAMGGGRLLTTAQLCARIPEASKASVYRHIDLLVGGGILEVAEERRVRGAVERHYRLRQDRAVVGPEALRALTPDRHRQAFATAMTALLAEFSAYLDRPDADPVADQVGYRQHALWLSPAELDELIGELRAAIAPRLANRPSPERAQYLLSPIHFPVEAAPGQEPQSR; from the coding sequence ATGGACTCCCTGGAACTCCTCGCCCACCCCATCCGGCTGCGGATCGTGCATGCGATGGGCGGCGGGCGGCTGCTGACCACCGCTCAGCTCTGCGCGCGGATCCCCGAGGCGTCGAAAGCCAGCGTCTACCGGCACATCGACCTGCTGGTCGGCGGCGGGATCCTGGAGGTGGCCGAGGAGCGACGGGTGCGCGGCGCGGTGGAGCGGCACTACCGGCTGCGCCAGGACCGGGCCGTGGTCGGCCCCGAGGCGCTCCGCGCGCTCACCCCTGACCGCCATCGGCAGGCCTTCGCCACCGCGATGACCGCGCTGCTGGCCGAGTTCAGCGCCTACCTAGACCGTCCGGACGCCGACCCGGTGGCCGACCAGGTGGGCTACCGGCAGCACGCCCTCTGGCTCAGCCCTGCGGAACTCGACGAGCTGATCGGCGAGTTGCGGGCGGCCATCGCACCCAGGCTGGCCAATCGGCCGAGCCCCGAGCGGGCGCAGTACCTGCTGAGTCCGATCCACTTCCCGGTGGAGGCCGCCCCCGGGCAGGAGCCGCAATCCCGTTGA